In one window of Nocardia brasiliensis DNA:
- a CDS encoding cation acetate symporter — protein MSAGSVPVLTVLALLFAALATVAIGAYGVRLARTTSDFLVASRSVRSGWNAAAISGEYLSAASFLGVAGLIAKYGADALWYPVGFTAGYLALLLFVAAPLRRSGAYTVPDFAEFRLGSVRLRRLAALVVVLVCAVYLIPQFQGAGLTLHTLLNLPDWVGAAAVGAIVIANVAGGGMRSITLVQAFQYWLKLTAVAIPALVLLGHFLGEDRPLGAPAPPVVTERTTVDVRTDVVVQVDAAQQVSLTGQLDGRPVQGRVTLAPGTHELAAGTELVLEAGTEVPVVAGAPADGAAWLEPGGGFGGKHPTFQIYSLIIATFLGTMGLPHVLVRFYTNPDGRAARATALAVIGLVGLFYLFPVLLGAFARLYVPQLLITGTSDAAVVLMPGSVVAGLPGQLLAALVAAGAIAAFLSTSSGLLVSIAGVLSTDMLRGRIRDFRAAAVVAGAVPLALSLTVVSLDLSRTVGLAFSVAASTLCPLLVLGIWWRGLTARGAAAGLITGGLISGGATVISVTGGLSDELGNGWPAALLGYPAAISVPLAFATMMLVSKVTRGPGTRRVGRIFVRMHAPERLGMGADRERSLRST, from the coding sequence GTGAGCGCGGGCTCGGTGCCGGTGCTCACCGTGCTCGCGCTGCTGTTCGCGGCGCTGGCGACGGTCGCGATCGGCGCCTACGGAGTTCGCCTGGCACGCACCACCTCTGACTTCCTGGTCGCCTCGCGCAGTGTGCGCTCCGGCTGGAACGCCGCGGCGATCTCCGGTGAGTATCTTTCGGCCGCTTCGTTTCTCGGCGTGGCCGGGCTGATCGCGAAGTACGGCGCGGACGCGCTGTGGTACCCGGTGGGGTTCACCGCGGGTTACCTTGCGCTGTTGCTGTTCGTCGCCGCGCCGCTGCGCCGCTCGGGCGCGTACACGGTCCCGGATTTCGCCGAGTTCCGTTTGGGCTCCGTGCGCTTGCGCAGGCTGGCCGCCCTGGTCGTGGTGCTGGTGTGCGCGGTGTATCTGATCCCGCAGTTCCAGGGCGCCGGGTTGACCCTGCACACCCTGCTCAACCTGCCCGACTGGGTGGGCGCCGCGGCGGTGGGCGCGATCGTGATCGCGAACGTGGCAGGCGGCGGCATGCGGTCGATCACACTGGTGCAGGCCTTCCAGTACTGGCTCAAGCTGACCGCGGTGGCGATCCCCGCGCTGGTGCTGCTCGGCCATTTCCTCGGCGAGGACCGGCCGCTCGGCGCGCCCGCTCCCCCGGTGGTGACCGAGCGGACCACGGTCGATGTGCGCACCGACGTGGTGGTGCAGGTCGATGCCGCACAACAGGTTTCGCTCACCGGGCAGCTGGACGGCCGGCCGGTGCAGGGCCGGGTGACGCTGGCGCCCGGCACCCACGAGCTCGCGGCGGGCACCGAACTGGTGCTCGAGGCGGGCACCGAGGTGCCCGTGGTGGCCGGTGCGCCCGCCGACGGCGCCGCCTGGCTCGAACCCGGCGGCGGATTCGGCGGCAAACATCCGACCTTCCAGATCTATTCGCTGATCATCGCGACCTTCCTCGGCACCATGGGCCTGCCGCACGTGCTGGTGCGGTTCTATACCAATCCCGACGGCCGGGCCGCGCGGGCCACGGCGCTGGCGGTGATCGGCCTGGTCGGGTTGTTCTATCTGTTCCCGGTGCTGCTCGGAGCTTTCGCGCGACTGTATGTGCCGCAGTTGCTGATCACCGGGACCTCCGATGCCGCGGTGGTGCTGATGCCGGGTTCGGTGGTCGCCGGGCTGCCCGGCCAATTGCTCGCAGCGCTGGTCGCGGCAGGCGCGATCGCGGCGTTCCTGTCCACCTCCTCCGGGCTGCTGGTGAGCATCGCGGGCGTGCTCAGCACCGACATGCTGCGCGGGCGGATCCGCGACTTCCGCGCCGCCGCCGTGGTGGCAGGCGCTGTGCCGCTCGCGCTTTCGCTGACCGTGGTCTCACTCGACCTGTCCCGTACGGTCGGGCTCGCCTTCTCGGTGGCGGCCTCGACGCTGTGCCCGCTGCTGGTGCTCGGCATCTGGTGGCGGGGGCTGACCGCGCGCGGCGCGGCGGCCGGGCTGATCACGGGCGGGCTGATCTCGGGTGGCGCCACCGTGATCTCGGTGACCGGCGGGTTGTCCGACGAACTCGGAAACGGCTGGCCCGCAGCACTGCTCGGCTATCCCGCGGCGATCAGCGTCCCGCTCGCGTTCGCGACCATGATGCTGGTCAGCAAGGTGACCAGGGGGCCGGGCACGCGCCGGGTCGGCCGGATCTTCGTGCGGATGCACGCGCCGGAACGCTTGGGTATGGGCGCCGACCGCGAACGCAGCCTGCGCTCCACCTGA
- a CDS encoding serine hydrolase domain-containing protein, with translation MSNDAAGGPAPIPDGTSGRATAEFAPLVRAFARAFGRRRGAGAALAVHLHGEPLVEICTGSAGGDAPWTQDTGSIIFSATKGVTATVIHRLADRGLIDYAAPIAEYWPEFGANGKDRITVRQAMTHSAGLSALAPIATGLDDVLDHELMEQRLAAAKPDRLLGVPAYHALTYGWLMAGLARAVTGRGMGELFRCEVADPLGIEGIHLGLPPDHARTTYAPLAGTHLKAIGNPLGALILGRSHRIPGALGAATRCLFLPGLESILEGEAPPILRTELGAGNGVCTAAGLAAMYGVLANDGVAQGKQYLGPRTMKEIRRIQTYRLDNALFYVPMLWRLGYHSLPMPGARAGFGHIGLGGSFGWAEPRLGLSVGFVHNRLSAAQLSYDQSAAFWLLPLVLNGLRATRRVPIETTEAAAA, from the coding sequence ATGAGCAACGATGCTGCGGGGGGTCCAGCGCCGATCCCCGACGGGACGAGCGGGCGCGCCACCGCCGAATTCGCGCCCCTGGTGCGCGCTTTCGCCAGGGCCTTCGGCCGGCGTCGCGGGGCGGGCGCAGCGCTGGCGGTACACCTGCACGGCGAGCCCCTGGTCGAGATCTGTACCGGATCGGCGGGTGGTGACGCACCATGGACGCAGGACACCGGGTCGATCATCTTCTCCGCCACCAAGGGTGTCACCGCCACCGTCATCCACCGGCTCGCCGATCGCGGCCTGATCGACTACGCGGCGCCGATCGCCGAGTACTGGCCGGAGTTCGGCGCGAACGGCAAGGACCGGATCACGGTGCGTCAGGCGATGACGCACAGCGCCGGGCTGTCCGCACTCGCCCCGATCGCCACCGGCCTGGACGACGTGCTCGATCACGAGCTGATGGAACAGCGTCTCGCCGCCGCGAAACCCGATCGGCTGCTCGGTGTTCCGGCCTATCACGCACTCACCTACGGCTGGCTGATGGCCGGTCTCGCCCGCGCGGTCACCGGCCGTGGCATGGGCGAGCTGTTCCGCTGCGAGGTCGCCGATCCGCTCGGCATCGAGGGCATTCACCTCGGTCTGCCGCCCGATCACGCGCGCACCACGTACGCGCCGCTGGCGGGCACGCACCTGAAGGCGATCGGAAACCCGCTCGGCGCCTTGATCCTCGGTCGCAGCCACCGGATTCCCGGCGCGCTCGGCGCCGCGACGCGGTGTCTGTTCCTGCCCGGTCTGGAATCCATTCTGGAGGGCGAGGCCCCGCCGATCCTGCGCACCGAACTCGGCGCGGGCAACGGCGTGTGCACCGCGGCCGGCCTCGCCGCGATGTACGGCGTGCTGGCCAATGATGGTGTCGCGCAGGGCAAGCAGTACCTCGGCCCGCGAACCATGAAGGAGATCCGGCGGATTCAGACCTATCGGCTCGACAACGCGTTGTTCTACGTCCCGATGCTCTGGCGGCTCGGCTACCACTCGCTGCCGATGCCGGGCGCGCGGGCCGGGTTCGGTCACATCGGTCTCGGTGGGTCCTTCGGCTGGGCCGAACCGCGCCTGGGGCTTTCGGTCGGGTTCGTGCACAACCGGCTGTCGGCGGCGCAGCTGTCCTATGACCAGTCCGCGGCCTTCTGGCTGCTGCCGCTGGTGCTCAACGGCCTGCGGGCCACCCGCCGTGTCCCGATCGAGACGACCGAGGCCGCGGCGGCCTGA
- a CDS encoding LytR/AlgR family response regulator transcription factor — protein sequence MVRVLAVDDERPALDELVYLLRAQPGVGEIHAAADATTALRVLRAHPIDAVFLDINMPGLDGMELAGILSEFANPPAVVFVTAHDDRAVAAFDLGAVDYLLKPLREARLAEALRRIVSTRATPAPIADAPRADPSEVIPVELGGVTTLVPRSSVSWVEADGDYARLHTSGGSHLVRIPLSALESRWQDAGFLRVHRSYLVALRLVTGLRTVGTGTVVCLRADGNAGAVELPVSRRQVRELKQRLVHRPRQQWTGQ from the coding sequence GTGGTGCGGGTACTCGCCGTGGACGACGAGCGACCGGCTCTCGACGAGCTGGTCTATTTGCTGCGCGCCCAGCCGGGTGTCGGCGAGATCCACGCCGCCGCCGACGCGACCACCGCCCTGCGGGTACTGCGGGCGCACCCGATCGACGCCGTCTTCCTCGATATCAACATGCCCGGCTTGGACGGGATGGAACTGGCGGGCATCCTCTCAGAGTTCGCGAACCCGCCCGCGGTGGTCTTCGTGACCGCGCACGACGATCGCGCGGTGGCCGCGTTCGACCTCGGGGCGGTGGACTATCTGCTGAAGCCGCTGCGGGAGGCGCGGCTGGCCGAGGCGCTGCGCCGGATCGTCAGTACCCGCGCGACCCCGGCGCCGATCGCCGACGCGCCGCGGGCCGACCCGAGCGAGGTTATCCCGGTCGAGCTCGGCGGCGTGACCACACTGGTGCCGCGGTCGAGCGTGAGCTGGGTGGAGGCCGACGGCGACTACGCCAGGCTGCACACCAGCGGCGGCTCGCATCTGGTGCGGATCCCGTTGTCCGCGTTGGAGTCCCGCTGGCAGGACGCCGGGTTCCTGCGGGTACACCGGTCCTACCTGGTGGCGCTGCGCCTGGTCACCGGTTTGCGCACCGTCGGCACCGGCACCGTGGTGTGCCTGCGCGCCGACGGCAACGCCGGTGCGGTCGAACTGCCGGTCAGCCGCCGACAGGTCCGGGAGCTCAAACAGCGTCTGGTGCACCGGCCCCGGCAGCAATGGACCGGCCAGTGA
- the dnaE gene encoding DNA polymerase III subunit alpha, producing the protein MAASSGSFVHLHNHTEYSMLDGAAKISPLFAEAKRLGMNAVGMTDHGNMYGASEFYNSAKKADIKPIIGIEAYIAPGSRFDTKRVQWGDPSQKGDDVSGSGAYTHMTMVAENATGLRNLFKLSSLASLEGQLGKWARMDEEIIAQYAEGIIATTGCPSGEVQTRLRLGHDREALEAAAKWQEIFGKDNFFLEIMDHGLSIERRVREGLLEVGRKLGIPPLATNDCHYVTKDQSTNHEALLCIQTGKTLSDPTRFKFDGDGYFLKSAEEMRALWDAEVPGACDNTVLIGERVQSYDDVWAFKDRMPVFPVPEGEDQDSWLRKEVDRGLARRFPGGVPEEYYSRAYFELDVIKQKGFPAYFLVVGDLVSHAKEVGIRVGPGRGSAAGSLVAYALGITNIDPIPHGLLFERFLNPERPSAPDIDIDFDDRRRGEMVRYATEKWGSDRVAQVITFGTIKTKAAIKDSARVLFGQPGFAIADQISKALPPPIMAKDISVAGITDPDHERYKEAAEVRELISTNPDVAKIYETARGLEGLIRNAGVHACAVIMSSEPLTDAIPVWKRAQDGAIITGWDYPSCEAIGLLKMDFLGLRNLTVIGDALDNIKANRGIDLDMDNLPLDDPATYELLSRGDTLGVFQLDGGPMRDLLRRMQPTGFNDIVAVLALYRPGPMGMNAHNDYADRKNGRQEIKPIHPELEEPLKDILAETYGLIVYQEQIMFIAQKVASYTMGKADALRKAMGKKKLEVLEAEYKGFHEGMTNNGFSEAAVKALWDTILPFAGYAFNKSHAAGYGLVSFWTAYLKANYPAEYMAGLLTSVGDDKDKAAVYLSDCRRLGITVLPPDVNESEQNFASVGKDIRFGLGAVRNVGANVVSSIIAARKEKSRFTDFSDYLNKIDAIACTKKVTESLIKAGGFDSLGHPRKGLLLVHSDAIDAVMSTKKAEAIGQFDLFGGVDADESVASVFNVKVPDEEWESKHKLALEREMLGLYVSGHPLNGVEHVLAAQADTQIPAILEGDVKDGAQVTLGGILASVNRRINKNGLAWASAQLEDLSGGIEVLFFPQAYSVYGMDVVEDAVVLVKARVSVRDDRISLIANDLVVPDLSSIGVAKPLAVTLSTRLCTPDKIGELKRVLSRHPGTADVHIRHVGARDKTTLLKLDDSLRVSPSSALMGDLKALLGPGCLAV; encoded by the coding sequence TTGGCCGCCTCGTCCGGATCGTTCGTTCACCTGCACAACCACACCGAGTACTCCATGCTCGATGGTGCGGCAAAGATTTCGCCCCTGTTCGCGGAGGCGAAACGGCTGGGAATGAACGCGGTCGGGATGACCGACCACGGCAATATGTACGGCGCGTCGGAGTTCTACAACTCGGCGAAGAAGGCCGACATCAAGCCGATCATCGGCATCGAGGCCTACATCGCGCCCGGCTCCCGCTTCGACACCAAGCGCGTGCAGTGGGGCGACCCCAGCCAGAAGGGCGACGACGTCTCCGGTTCCGGCGCCTACACGCACATGACCATGGTCGCCGAGAACGCGACCGGCCTGCGTAACCTGTTCAAGCTGTCCTCGCTGGCCTCGCTCGAGGGACAGCTCGGCAAGTGGGCGCGCATGGACGAGGAGATCATCGCCCAGTACGCCGAGGGCATCATCGCGACCACCGGCTGCCCCTCCGGCGAGGTGCAGACCCGGCTGCGCCTCGGTCACGACCGCGAGGCGCTCGAGGCCGCCGCCAAGTGGCAGGAGATCTTCGGCAAGGACAACTTCTTCCTCGAGATCATGGACCACGGGTTGTCCATCGAGCGCCGGGTCCGCGAGGGCCTGCTCGAGGTCGGCCGCAAGCTCGGCATTCCGCCGCTGGCCACCAACGACTGCCACTACGTCACCAAGGACCAGTCGACCAATCACGAAGCGCTGCTGTGTATTCAGACCGGCAAGACGCTCTCGGACCCGACCAGGTTCAAGTTCGACGGTGACGGTTACTTCCTGAAGTCCGCCGAGGAGATGCGCGCGCTGTGGGACGCCGAGGTGCCAGGCGCCTGCGACAACACGGTGCTCATCGGCGAGCGGGTGCAGTCCTACGACGACGTGTGGGCCTTCAAGGACCGGATGCCGGTGTTCCCGGTGCCCGAGGGCGAGGACCAGGATTCGTGGTTGCGCAAAGAGGTCGACCGCGGCCTGGCGCGCCGCTTCCCCGGCGGCGTGCCCGAGGAGTACTACAGCCGCGCCTACTTCGAGCTGGACGTCATCAAGCAGAAGGGCTTCCCTGCCTACTTCCTCGTCGTCGGTGACCTGGTCTCGCACGCGAAAGAGGTCGGCATCCGGGTCGGTCCCGGCCGTGGTTCGGCGGCCGGTTCGCTGGTCGCCTACGCGCTCGGCATCACCAACATCGACCCGATCCCGCACGGTCTGCTGTTCGAGCGGTTCCTGAATCCGGAACGTCCGTCCGCACCCGATATCGATATCGACTTCGACGATCGCCGCCGCGGTGAAATGGTCCGCTACGCCACCGAGAAGTGGGGCAGCGACCGGGTCGCCCAGGTGATCACCTTCGGCACCATCAAGACCAAGGCCGCGATCAAGGACTCCGCGCGAGTTCTGTTCGGCCAGCCCGGTTTCGCCATCGCCGACCAGATCTCCAAGGCGCTGCCGCCGCCGATCATGGCCAAGGACATCTCGGTGGCCGGCATCACCGATCCCGACCACGAGCGGTACAAGGAGGCCGCCGAGGTCCGCGAACTCATCAGCACCAACCCCGATGTCGCCAAGATCTACGAGACCGCCCGCGGGCTGGAGGGCCTGATCCGTAACGCGGGCGTGCACGCCTGCGCGGTCATCATGTCGTCCGAACCGCTGACCGACGCCATCCCGGTGTGGAAGCGGGCCCAGGACGGCGCCATCATCACCGGCTGGGACTACCCGTCCTGCGAGGCCATCGGCCTGCTGAAGATGGACTTCCTCGGCCTGCGCAACCTCACCGTCATCGGTGACGCGCTGGACAACATCAAGGCCAACCGCGGCATCGATCTCGACATGGACAACCTGCCGCTCGACGATCCCGCGACCTACGAATTGCTCTCGCGCGGTGACACGCTCGGCGTCTTCCAGCTCGACGGTGGCCCGATGCGCGACCTGCTGCGCCGCATGCAGCCGACCGGCTTCAACGACATCGTCGCGGTGCTCGCGCTGTACCGCCCCGGCCCGATGGGCATGAACGCGCACAACGACTACGCCGACCGCAAGAACGGGCGGCAGGAGATCAAACCGATCCATCCCGAGCTCGAAGAGCCGCTGAAGGACATTCTCGCCGAGACCTACGGTCTGATCGTCTACCAAGAGCAGATCATGTTCATCGCGCAGAAGGTCGCCAGCTACACGATGGGCAAGGCCGACGCGCTGCGTAAGGCCATGGGTAAGAAGAAACTCGAGGTGCTCGAGGCCGAGTACAAGGGCTTCCACGAGGGCATGACCAACAACGGGTTCTCCGAGGCCGCGGTGAAGGCCCTGTGGGACACCATCCTTCCGTTCGCCGGCTACGCGTTCAACAAGTCGCACGCCGCCGGCTACGGCCTGGTCTCGTTCTGGACCGCCTACCTCAAGGCGAACTATCCGGCCGAATACATGGCGGGCCTGCTCACCTCCGTCGGTGACGACAAGGACAAGGCCGCGGTCTACCTCTCGGACTGCCGCCGCCTCGGCATCACGGTGCTGCCGCCGGACGTCAACGAGTCCGAGCAGAACTTCGCCTCGGTCGGCAAGGACATCCGGTTCGGGCTCGGCGCGGTGCGTAACGTCGGCGCCAACGTGGTGTCCTCGATCATCGCCGCGCGCAAGGAGAAATCGCGGTTCACCGACTTCTCCGACTACCTGAACAAGATCGACGCCATCGCCTGCACCAAGAAGGTCACCGAATCCCTGATCAAGGCAGGCGGATTCGACTCGCTCGGCCATCCGCGCAAGGGCCTGCTGCTGGTGCACTCCGACGCCATCGACGCGGTGATGTCCACCAAGAAGGCCGAGGCGATCGGGCAGTTCGACCTGTTCGGCGGCGTGGACGCGGACGAGTCGGTGGCCTCGGTGTTCAACGTGAAGGTGCCCGACGAGGAGTGGGAGTCCAAGCACAAGCTGGCCCTCGAGCGCGAGATGCTCGGCCTGTACGTGTCCGGGCATCCGCTCAACGGCGTCGAGCACGTGCTCGCGGCGCAAGCGGATACCCAGATCCCCGCCATCCTGGAGGGCGACGTCAAGGACGGCGCGCAGGTGACCCTCGGCGGCATCCTCGCCTCGGTGAACCGGCGGATCAACAAGAACGGTCTCGCCTGGGCGTCCGCGCAGCTCGAGGACCTCTCCGGTGGGATCGAGGTGCTGTTCTTCCCGCAGGCCTACTCGGTGTACGGGATGGACGTGGTCGAGGACGCGGTGGTGCTGGTGAAGGCGCGGGTCTCGGTTCGCGACGACCGGATCTCGTTGATCGCCAACGACCTCGTCGTGCCCGACCTGTCCTCCATCGGCGTGGCCAAACCCCTCGCCGTCACCCTGTCCACCCGCCTGTGCACCCCCGACAAGATCGGCGAACTCAAGCGCGTGCTCTCCCGCCATCCCGGCACCGCCGACGTGCACATCCGCCACGTCGGTGCCCGCGACAAGACCACGCTGCTCAAACTCGATGACAGCCTGCGGGTCTCGCCGTCCTCGGCCCTGATGGGCGACCTGAAAGCCCTGCTCGGTCCGGGCTGCCTGGCGGTCTGA
- a CDS encoding TetR/AcrR family transcriptional regulator → MARPRQFDEERAVDAAMRAFWSAGYEATSTQALCEATGLGRSSIYNTFASKHDLFERALRRYMTVKNTATFELLDSDLNAKAKMRALLWQVVDAPESDPLGCLVVNSMVELAPHDPQIAATLREDQRRRLAALRSALESGRRAGEIDANKSADELAHFLNATIAGMRVAARGGADRDALIAIATTALDTF, encoded by the coding sequence ATGGCACGACCGAGACAGTTCGACGAGGAGCGCGCGGTGGACGCCGCGATGCGGGCGTTCTGGAGCGCGGGTTACGAGGCCACCTCCACGCAGGCGCTGTGCGAGGCGACCGGTCTGGGCCGCAGCAGCATCTACAACACCTTCGCCAGCAAACACGACCTGTTCGAACGGGCGCTGCGGCGATACATGACCGTCAAGAACACCGCCACCTTCGAACTGCTCGACAGCGACCTGAACGCGAAGGCGAAGATGCGCGCCCTGCTGTGGCAGGTGGTCGACGCGCCGGAGTCCGACCCGCTCGGCTGCCTGGTCGTCAACTCGATGGTCGAGCTCGCGCCGCACGATCCGCAGATCGCCGCCACACTGCGCGAGGACCAGCGGCGTCGCCTCGCCGCGCTCCGTAGCGCACTCGAAAGCGGCAGGCGCGCAGGGGAAATCGACGCGAACAAGAGCGCCGACGAGCTCGCGCACTTCCTGAACGCGACCATCGCGGGCATGCGCGTCGCCGCCCGCGGCGGTGCGGACCGCGACGCGCTGATCGCGATCGCGACGACCGCACTCGACACCTTCTGA
- a CDS encoding sensor histidine kinase: MTATVVALVVSAALIAGALVIWPRTRRVVTTPAERAVHTALHTASLAAIPLRRGLTDQSAQEAAPHLRVLTGAEALGIADPDGTVLAWDGPHADLADHFAEAAKRAVTGERPVLVAGPGHSEHAGRTLIAQPLLIDSTGVAGAIGVVTTGQPGPGRLGAVAEVARYACGQLELAELDASRARLDRAEVRALRAQISPHFIYNALNTIASFVRTDPDRARELILEFADFTRYSFRAAGEFTVLADELRNIERYLALERARFGAALDVRLQIAPEVLGVVLPFLALQPLVENAVRHGLAGAARGGTVHITAADAGTDCLISVEDDGVGMDPELLRSGALDSIETGKGPAGSGEAAHVGLANVDDRLRAAFGNDYGLIVETAPGAGTKVSLRVPKFRAGIQA, translated from the coding sequence ATGACGGCGACGGTCGTCGCCCTCGTGGTCTCGGCGGCCCTGATCGCCGGGGCGCTGGTGATCTGGCCGCGCACCCGCCGGGTGGTCACCACCCCGGCCGAGCGCGCGGTGCACACCGCGCTGCACACCGCGTCGCTGGCGGCGATTCCGCTGCGCCGCGGGCTGACCGACCAATCGGCGCAGGAGGCCGCGCCGCATCTGCGGGTGCTGACCGGCGCGGAGGCACTCGGCATCGCCGACCCCGACGGCACGGTGCTCGCCTGGGACGGGCCGCACGCCGATCTCGCCGACCACTTCGCCGAGGCGGCCAAGCGGGCCGTCACCGGCGAGCGGCCGGTGCTCGTCGCCGGGCCGGGCCACAGCGAGCACGCCGGGCGCACGCTCATCGCGCAGCCGCTGCTGATCGACAGCACCGGCGTCGCGGGGGCGATCGGCGTCGTGACCACCGGTCAGCCGGGGCCGGGCAGGCTCGGCGCGGTGGCCGAGGTGGCCCGATACGCCTGCGGCCAATTGGAACTGGCCGAACTGGACGCCTCGCGGGCCCGGCTCGACCGTGCCGAGGTCCGCGCGCTGCGGGCCCAGATCAGCCCGCATTTCATCTACAACGCGCTCAACACCATCGCCTCGTTCGTGCGCACCGACCCGGATCGGGCCCGCGAGCTGATCCTGGAATTCGCCGACTTCACCCGCTATTCCTTCCGCGCCGCGGGCGAATTCACCGTGCTGGCCGACGAACTGCGCAATATCGAGCGCTACCTCGCGCTCGAACGCGCCCGCTTCGGCGCCGCGCTCGACGTCCGGTTGCAGATCGCGCCGGAGGTACTCGGCGTCGTGCTGCCCTTTCTCGCGTTGCAACCGCTGGTGGAGAACGCCGTGCGGCACGGCCTCGCGGGCGCGGCCCGCGGCGGCACGGTGCACATCACCGCCGCCGACGCGGGCACCGACTGCCTGATCAGCGTGGAGGACGACGGGGTCGGGATGGACCCGGAGCTGCTCCGCTCGGGCGCGCTGGACTCCATCGAAACCGGCAAGGGCCCGGCCGGTTCCGGGGAGGCCGCGCATGTCGGCCTCGCCAACGTGGACGACCGGTTGCGCGCCGCCTTCGGCAACGACTACGGCCTGATCGTGGAGACCGCGCCCGGCGCGGGCACCAAGGTCTCGCTGCGCGTGCCGAAGTTCCGCGCGGGCATCCAGGCGTGA
- a CDS encoding class I SAM-dependent methyltransferase → MGLYRDRVVPRIVDLACGMRFNEPLRERVCAGLTGRVVEIGFGSGLNVPFYPDTVDKVSAVEPADLGWRLASERVAAAKVPIERSGLDGQSLPFAEDSFDCALSTWTLCTIPDVATALTEVRRVLAPGGTLHFVEHGLAPDARVQVWQHRLNPIQKAVAGGCHLNRDIRGLLTAAGFEIRDIDVFYGEDAPRFLAAQSLGVAVAA, encoded by the coding sequence GTGGGCCTATATCGAGACCGAGTTGTGCCGAGGATCGTGGACCTCGCCTGCGGAATGCGGTTCAACGAGCCGCTGCGCGAACGGGTGTGCGCCGGCCTGACCGGCCGGGTGGTGGAGATCGGATTCGGATCCGGGCTGAACGTGCCGTTCTATCCGGACACCGTCGACAAGGTCAGCGCGGTCGAACCCGCCGATCTGGGCTGGCGGCTGGCGAGCGAGCGGGTCGCGGCCGCGAAGGTGCCGATCGAGCGTTCCGGATTGGACGGACAGTCGCTGCCGTTCGCCGAGGACAGTTTCGACTGCGCGCTCTCGACCTGGACCCTGTGCACCATCCCCGATGTCGCGACCGCGCTGACGGAGGTGCGCCGGGTCCTCGCGCCGGGCGGCACGCTGCACTTCGTCGAGCACGGCCTCGCGCCCGACGCCCGCGTGCAGGTGTGGCAGCACCGGCTCAATCCGATCCAGAAGGCCGTCGCGGGCGGCTGCCACCTGAACCGCGATATCCGTGGCCTGCTCACCGCCGCGGGCTTCGAGATCCGCGACATCGACGTCTTCTACGGCGAGGACGCGCCCCGGTTCCTGGCCGCGCAGTCGCTCGGCGTAGCGGTCGCGGCGTAG
- a CDS encoding Cmx/CmrA family chloramphenicol efflux MFS transporter: MPLAVYILGLSIFAQGTSELMLSGLLTELSVDLGVTIPQAGLLISAFALGMLVGAPVLAVATLRLPRRNALLAFLAVFVATHVVAALTSDYWVLFATRAVGAFVYAGFWSVAATTAIGLVPVNARGKAMSIVAGGLTVATVVGLPAGTVIGQHLGWRAAFWTVAIMSTIAMLGVLAKIPAWRAEITPDLRKELRSMVNPRLWLAYATTALATAALLASFAYLGALLAETTGLRDGWIPIVLAVYGVGSLLGIVVGGRTADAYPVRTLYVGITGLLVTSVLLALTAAYPAPVVVLVFLLGAFGFGTNPTLNSRVFNLAADGPTLAPAFNVSSFNIGITVGPWLGGLAIGAGLGYAAVAWIGAAVALAALVTVTCEQLLPRTAAPVVSHSAPALTH, translated from the coding sequence ATGCCCCTAGCCGTCTACATCCTCGGGCTGTCCATCTTCGCCCAAGGCACCTCGGAGCTGATGCTCTCCGGCCTGCTCACCGAGCTCTCGGTCGACCTCGGTGTGACCATTCCGCAGGCGGGACTGCTCATTTCGGCCTTCGCGCTGGGCATGCTGGTCGGCGCGCCGGTGCTGGCCGTCGCGACGCTGCGGTTGCCGCGGCGCAACGCGCTGCTCGCCTTCCTCGCCGTCTTCGTCGCCACCCACGTGGTCGCGGCGCTGACCTCGGACTACTGGGTGCTGTTCGCGACCAGGGCGGTCGGCGCCTTCGTCTACGCGGGCTTCTGGTCGGTCGCGGCGACCACCGCGATCGGGCTGGTTCCGGTGAACGCGCGCGGCAAGGCGATGAGCATCGTCGCGGGCGGACTCACCGTCGCCACCGTCGTCGGCCTGCCCGCGGGCACCGTGATCGGCCAGCACCTCGGCTGGCGTGCCGCGTTCTGGACCGTCGCGATCATGTCCACCATTGCCATGCTCGGCGTGCTCGCCAAGATTCCCGCCTGGCGCGCCGAGATCACCCCGGACCTGCGAAAAGAACTGCGCAGCATGGTCAATCCCCGGCTCTGGCTCGCCTATGCCACCACCGCGCTCGCCACCGCCGCGCTGCTGGCCAGCTTCGCCTACCTCGGCGCGCTGCTCGCCGAGACCACCGGACTGCGCGACGGCTGGATCCCGATCGTGCTCGCGGTGTACGGCGTCGGCAGCTTGCTCGGCATCGTGGTGGGCGGCCGCACCGCCGACGCGTACCCCGTGCGCACCCTCTACGTCGGCATCACCGGGCTGCTCGTCACCTCGGTGCTGCTCGCCCTCACCGCCGCGTACCCCGCACCCGTCGTGGTGCTGGTATTCCTGCTCGGCGCCTTCGGTTTCGGCACCAATCCCACCCTCAACAGCCGCGTCTTCAATCTGGCCGCCGACGGCCCCACCCTGGCACCGGCCTTCAACGTCTCGTCCTTCAACATCGGCATCACCGTCGGTCCCTGGCTCGGTGGACTGGCCATCGGCGCCGGCCTCGGCTATGCCGCCGTCGCCTGGATCGGCGCCGCCGTCGCGCTGGCCGCGCTGGTCACCGTGACGTGCGAGCAGCTACTCCCCCGCACCGCCGCACCCGTCGTCAGCCACTCGGCCCCAGCCCTGACCCACTGA